From Streptomyces sp. NBC_00690, a single genomic window includes:
- a CDS encoding response regulator transcription factor, translated as MASVLVVEDDQFVRSALIRHLTEASHTVRSVGTALEALREVAHYRFDVVILDLGLPDLDGSEALKMLRGITDVPVIIATARDDETEIVRLLNDGADDYLTKPFSVEHLSARMAAVLRRSRAAVGEAPPSRVIQVGGLSIDPLRRQAELDGRALDLTRREFDLLAFLAGRPGVVVPRKELLAEVWQQSYGDDQTIDVHLSWLRRKLGETAAQPRYLHTLRGVGVKLEPPIGPRQ; from the coding sequence ATGGCAAGTGTGCTCGTCGTCGAGGACGACCAGTTCGTGCGCTCCGCCCTCATCCGGCATCTCACTGAGGCTTCCCACACGGTGCGAAGCGTCGGTACGGCTCTTGAGGCGTTGCGCGAAGTGGCCCATTACCGGTTCGACGTGGTCATCCTGGACCTAGGGTTGCCGGATCTGGACGGTTCTGAGGCGTTGAAGATGCTACGGGGTATCACGGACGTGCCCGTCATCATTGCGACCGCTCGGGACGATGAGACGGAGATCGTCCGGTTGTTGAACGACGGCGCCGACGACTATCTCACCAAACCCTTCTCGGTTGAGCATCTGTCCGCCAGGATGGCGGCCGTACTGCGCCGTTCGCGTGCAGCGGTTGGGGAAGCCCCGCCCTCGCGCGTCATCCAGGTCGGCGGGCTGTCCATCGACCCCTTGCGTCGGCAGGCCGAACTGGACGGGCGAGCACTCGACTTGACACGACGCGAGTTCGATCTGCTTGCCTTTCTCGCCGGGCGCCCCGGAGTGGTCGTACCGCGCAAGGAACTACTGGCCGAGGTCTGGCAGCAGAGCTACGGCGACGACCAGACCATCGACGTCCATCTGAGCTGGCTGCGCCGCAAACTCGGCGAAACCGCCGCACAACCGCGCTACCTGCACACGCTTCGCGGAGTCGGAGTGAAGCTGGAACCGCCGATCGGCCCCCGCCAGTGA
- a CDS encoding spermidine synthase — protein sequence MSKSKRRRGGGGEPVVARVDGGIVELVPDPERPRAWSLLIDGAPQSHIDLDDPEYLSFEYQRRLGHVVDLIAPPGRPLKVVHLGGGAFTLARYVAVTRPRSTQQVIEVDAPLVEFVRERLPLDPGARIRVRAGDARAGLARIQDGWADLVIADVFNGARTPAHLTSTEFLAEVRRVLDPAGHYAANLADGPPLAHLRAQISTAATVFPKLALATDPAVLRGRRFGNVVLLASAVSLPIPEFTRRVAGDPHPGRVEHGRGLIDFAGGAAAVTDADAKPSPAPPPDIFR from the coding sequence GTGAGCAAGAGCAAGCGGCGGCGCGGCGGTGGCGGTGAACCGGTCGTCGCACGGGTGGACGGCGGGATCGTCGAGCTCGTACCCGACCCCGAGCGGCCCCGGGCCTGGTCGCTGCTGATCGACGGTGCTCCTCAGTCGCACATCGATCTCGACGATCCGGAGTACCTCTCGTTCGAGTACCAGCGCCGTCTCGGCCATGTCGTGGATCTCATCGCTCCGCCGGGACGCCCGCTCAAGGTCGTGCATCTCGGCGGCGGCGCCTTCACCTTGGCCCGCTATGTGGCGGTGACCCGCCCCCGGTCCACGCAGCAGGTCATCGAAGTCGATGCGCCGTTGGTGGAGTTCGTCCGCGAGCGGCTTCCCCTGGACCCTGGCGCCCGGATCCGAGTACGGGCGGGGGATGCCCGAGCAGGGCTCGCCCGGATTCAGGACGGCTGGGCGGATCTGGTGATCGCCGATGTGTTCAATGGCGCCCGTACGCCGGCGCATCTCACCAGTACGGAGTTCCTCGCCGAGGTCCGTCGAGTGCTTGACCCCGCCGGGCACTATGCCGCGAACCTCGCCGACGGGCCGCCCCTCGCGCATCTGAGGGCGCAGATCTCGACTGCCGCGACCGTTTTCCCGAAGCTGGCGCTCGCCACCGACCCCGCGGTACTGCGGGGTCGCCGTTTCGGCAATGTCGTCCTGCTGGCTTCGGCGGTTTCGCTGCCGATCCCCGAGTTCACCCGTCGGGTGGCCGGTGATCCGCATCCCGGGCGGGTGGAGCACGGTCGGGGGCTCATCGACTTCGCGGGCGGTGCGGCGGCGGTGACCGACGCCGACGCCAAACCTTCCCCTGCGCCGCCGCCCGACATCTTCCGCTGA